One genomic region from Aliarcobacter cryaerophilus ATCC 43158 encodes:
- a CDS encoding acyl carrier protein, producing the protein MDIANRIKPLVEEIAFKSVEIDEPLYTSNLIDSMGTVDLAMMLEDEFSIKIDTRDIIESNFDSISKLVNYIKSRIGE; encoded by the coding sequence ATGGATATTGCTAATAGGATTAAACCTTTGGTTGAAGAGATTGCTTTTAAAAGTGTTGAGATAGATGAGCCACTATATACATCAAATTTAATTGATAGTATGGGAACAGTTGATTTAGCAATGATGTTAGAAGATGAGTTTAGTATAAAAATTGATACTAGGGATATTATTGAAAGTAATTTTGATAGCATTAGTAAATTGGTCAACTACATAAAAAGTAGAATTGGTGAATAA
- a CDS encoding D-alanyl-lipoteichoic acid biosynthesis protein DltD: MNNRLVLNISALFFAFLVVFIVLFFIKDKLFDYYFTYLESLKKTVELQSDLENGKIVLFGSSELVVYPNQKFLPQNFFNNDLKIPLRVQGNEGHQSFVILSQLAAFDNKKVRQNAKVVVMLSPSWFTGSSDNGLTMAKFLEYMNLGMMNKLYFEGQTQDKYKFLISDYIQNNISYIKEPTFIYETTFKEIKDEYINNKIKKFIIEKFDEKYVKLQDIKYFKQDLNFDNLKNEAKSIETSSSNNKFGIQNEYYSKYIEPQIAKNNFPFEIVIPPSLEKNEEYQDFLDLLDFLDSYKIKPLFIMQDLHPHIFIKNRENANLLMETIKSKVLEHNFEYMDMWTYKKEDYEIGTLIDIVHFGELGWVKANQKIVDYFVK; encoded by the coding sequence GTGAATAATCGTTTAGTATTAAATATTTCTGCTCTATTTTTTGCATTTCTTGTAGTTTTTATTGTACTTTTTTTTATAAAAGATAAATTATTTGACTACTATTTTACTTATTTAGAATCTCTTAAAAAAACAGTTGAATTACAAAGTGATTTAGAAAATGGAAAAATTGTATTATTTGGTTCTTCTGAATTAGTAGTTTATCCTAATCAAAAATTTTTACCTCAAAACTTTTTTAATAATGATTTAAAAATACCTTTAAGAGTTCAAGGGAATGAAGGTCATCAATCCTTTGTTATATTATCCCAATTAGCAGCGTTTGATAATAAAAAAGTAAGGCAAAATGCAAAAGTTGTAGTTATGTTGTCTCCTAGTTGGTTTACAGGAAGTAGTGATAATGGTCTTACTATGGCAAAATTTTTAGAATATATGAATTTGGGAATGATGAATAAACTTTATTTTGAAGGTCAAACTCAAGATAAGTACAAATTTTTAATAAGTGATTATATTCAAAATAATATCTCATATATTAAAGAACCAACTTTTATATATGAAACAACATTTAAAGAAATAAAAGATGAATATATAAATAATAAAATTAAAAAGTTTATAATAGAAAAATTTGATGAAAAGTATGTTAAATTGCAAGATATTAAGTATTTTAAGCAAGATTTGAATTTTGATAATTTAAAAAATGAAGCAAAAAGTATAGAAACTTCATCTTCAAATAATAAGTTTGGAATTCAAAATGAATATTATTCAAAATATATTGAACCACAAATTGCAAAAAATAATTTTCCATTTGAAATAGTAATACCACCATCTTTAGAGAAAAATGAAGAGTATCAAGATTTTTTAGATTTACTTGATTTTTTAGATAGTTATAAAATAAAACCTCTTTTTATCATGCAAGATTTACACCCTCATATTTTTATAAAGAATAGAGAAAATGCAAACTTACTTATGGAAACAATAAAATCAAAAGTTTTAGAACATAATTTTGAATATATGGATATGTGGACATATAAAAAAGAGGATTATGAGATTGGAACTTTAATAGATATTGTTCATTTTGGTGAGTTAGGTTGGGTTAAAGCCAATCAAAAAATAGTTGATTATTTTGTTAAATAA
- a CDS encoding MBOAT family O-acyltransferase, whose translation MYDFFPFSGVGFFIISFAFIIFLHIFKNILTKFISYKMVIFIAVVLYISFAIPESYGLFLILIYTYIVYYIFVKNDYKETLFPMIVIAFPMMLHKIDLDNPMFKIIGISYITFRTIQAIVDSHNYGKLSFFEFTSFLLFPTTLLAGPIDRSYRFQEDLQKGYTNLTLVNMLKGWEILAVGVLFKFVFAKLVTMFWLGKIDENSTLFFDMANSAYAYTTYLFFDFAGYSAMAVGLSIMMGIFVPMNFNHPYLAPNPQDFWRRFHITLGSWLTDYFFKPLYKYLHNFTFLKGRKLLIQNIAITCTFLLMGVWNGLTWYFIFSGFLFGIYSSIHNSYVLYVKKGGYDYFSFFPDIISINLKRFLMINAAVFALYIFSGRVPL comes from the coding sequence ATGTATGATTTTTTTCCTTTTTCAGGAGTTGGATTTTTTATAATAAGTTTTGCATTTATTATTTTTTTACATATATTTAAAAATATTTTAACTAAATTCATCTCATATAAAATGGTTATTTTTATAGCTGTTGTTCTTTATATATCTTTTGCAATTCCTGAGTCTTATGGACTTTTTTTAATTCTGATTTATACTTATATTGTTTATTATATTTTTGTAAAAAATGATTACAAAGAGACACTTTTCCCAATGATTGTTATAGCTTTTCCTATGATGTTACATAAAATTGATTTAGATAATCCTATGTTTAAGATTATTGGTATTTCATATATTACATTTAGAACTATTCAAGCAATAGTTGATAGTCATAACTATGGAAAACTATCATTTTTTGAGTTTACATCATTTTTACTATTTCCAACAACTCTACTAGCAGGTCCAATAGATAGATCATATAGATTTCAAGAGGATTTGCAAAAAGGTTATACAAATTTAACTTTAGTAAATATGTTAAAAGGTTGGGAGATTTTAGCTGTTGGAGTTTTATTTAAATTTGTTTTTGCAAAACTTGTTACTATGTTTTGGCTTGGAAAAATAGATGAAAATAGTACTTTATTTTTTGATATGGCAAATAGTGCATATGCATACACAACTTATCTTTTTTTTGATTTTGCTGGTTATAGTGCAATGGCCGTTGGACTTAGTATAATGATGGGTATTTTTGTTCCAATGAACTTTAATCATCCATATCTTGCACCAAATCCACAAGATTTTTGGAGAAGATTTCACATAACTTTAGGAAGTTGGCTAACTGATTACTTTTTTAAACCATTATATAAATATCTTCATAATTTTACTTTTCTAAAAGGTAGAAAATTACTTATACAAAATATTGCAATAACATGCACTTTTTTACTTATGGGAGTTTGGAATGGTTTAACTTGGTATTTTATTTTTAGTGGTTTTTTATTTGGAATTTATTCAAGTATTCATAACTCTTATGTTTTGTATGTTAAAAAGGGAGGATATGATTATTTTTCATTTTTTCCAGATATTATAAGTATAAATTTAAAAAGATTTTTGATGATAAATGCAGCAGTTTTTGCTCTATATATTTTTAGTGGGAGAGTTCCTTTATGA
- a CDS encoding AMP-binding protein, with translation MRFDFKLLDFVDCEKDFDKLAVCGSDKDLTWSELKNEVDIFKKKLQNYNLPKGHPVLIYGHKEVDFIVSIISCMSLGFPYIPIDTIYPKDRVEKIASIVKSAIKIDTIENKIDFNQSNISTSYLLSDQIIYIIFTSGSTGEPKGVQITQNSILDFEKWLNSDFGLSKNSVFMNQAPFSFDLSVYELVGFLSLGATIVLNSKDIIENHLLYFERLKKYSCNVWVSTPSFISKLLLSSEFVEENIKSLKTFLFCGEVLPSNTVKRIKNSFPSSIVLNTYGPTEATVATTLIEITFDILEKYSKNLPVGYVKENSNINLLDIDEQNIGELEIVGDNVSIGYFKNEELNKQKFEKKYEKRSFRTGDFGYFEDNLLFFANRKDELIKLHGFRIELGEIDKELLSDKIVNESITIALKRGNDVSKIISFVIGSKSLDIEVLKQNISKNLPYYMIPADIVVLDKFPYNSNHKIDKNELINIYKSM, from the coding sequence ATGAGATTTGATTTTAAACTTTTAGATTTTGTTGATTGTGAAAAAGATTTTGACAAATTGGCTGTTTGCGGAAGTGACAAAGATTTAACTTGGAGTGAGTTAAAAAATGAAGTAGATATTTTTAAGAAGAAACTTCAAAACTATAATCTTCCAAAAGGGCATCCAGTTCTTATTTATGGACATAAAGAAGTAGATTTTATAGTAAGTATTATAAGCTGTATGAGTTTAGGATTTCCATATATTCCTATTGATACAATTTATCCAAAAGATAGAGTTGAAAAAATAGCAAGTATTGTAAAATCTGCTATTAAGATAGATACGATAGAAAATAAAATAGATTTTAACCAAAGTAATATATCTACTTCATATTTATTAAGTGACCAAATAATCTATATTATTTTTACATCAGGAAGTACAGGTGAGCCAAAAGGTGTTCAAATTACACAAAACTCTATTTTGGATTTTGAAAAGTGGTTAAATAGCGATTTTGGATTATCAAAAAATAGTGTATTTATGAATCAAGCACCTTTTAGTTTTGATTTATCTGTTTATGAGTTAGTTGGTTTTTTATCTTTAGGAGCAACTATTGTTTTAAATAGTAAAGATATTATAGAAAATCATCTTCTATATTTTGAAAGATTAAAAAAATACTCTTGTAATGTTTGGGTTTCAACTCCATCATTTATTAGTAAGCTTCTACTTTCATCTGAGTTTGTAGAAGAAAATATAAAAAGTTTAAAAACTTTTCTTTTTTGTGGAGAGGTTTTACCTTCAAATACTGTAAAAAGAATAAAAAATAGTTTTCCATCTTCTATTGTTTTAAATACATATGGACCAACAGAAGCTACTGTTGCTACAACTTTGATAGAGATTACTTTTGATATTTTAGAAAAATATTCAAAAAATTTACCTGTTGGTTATGTAAAAGAAAATTCAAATATAAATTTACTAGATATTGATGAGCAAAATATTGGTGAACTTGAAATAGTTGGAGATAATGTATCTATTGGATATTTTAAAAATGAAGAGTTAAATAAGCAAAAATTTGAAAAAAAGTATGAAAAACGAAGTTTTAGAACAGGAGATTTTGGTTATTTTGAAGATAATTTACTCTTTTTTGCAAATAGAAAAGATGAGCTTATAAAACTTCATGGATTTAGAATAGAGTTAGGAGAGATAGATAAAGAGCTTCTTAGTGATAAAATTGTAAATGAATCAATCACAATTGCATTAAAAAGAGGAAATGATGTTTCAAAGATTATCTCTTTTGTTATAGGTTCTAAATCTTTAGATATTGAAGTTTTAAAACAGAATATCTCAAAAAATCTTCCATATTATATGATTCCAGCTGATATTGTTGTGTTAGATAAATTTCCATATAATTCAAACCATAAAATCGATAAAAATGAGTTAATAAATATTTATAAAAGTATGTAA
- a CDS encoding transglycosylase SLT domain-containing protein: protein MKFKSLLLILLFISNVFASNVDIKNLTQEQLETLKEIKKHGEDTGLSYTLMAIAIKESKLGEYMVNLDTKDFGLYQANIKTVLSRQNIKDTTWNRNVFASKLVSDFQFATKNAIEELTFWQKIHRNDWTKVWGSYNAGYKFNSKQAKEYSKEIALIIKELKKFNV, encoded by the coding sequence TTGAAATTTAAATCTTTATTACTGATTTTACTATTTATTTCTAATGTTTTTGCATCTAACGTAGATATAAAGAACTTAACACAAGAGCAACTAGAAACACTAAAAGAGATAAAAAAGCATGGCGAAGATACTGGACTTAGTTATACTTTGATGGCAATAGCAATCAAAGAATCAAAACTTGGTGAGTATATGGTAAACCTTGACACAAAAGATTTTGGTCTTTATCAAGCAAATATCAAAACTGTTTTAAGTAGACAAAATATAAAAGATACTACTTGGAATAGGAATGTTTTTGCATCAAAATTAGTTTCTGATTTTCAGTTTGCTACAAAAAATGCAATAGAAGAACTTACTTTTTGGCAAAAAATTCATAGAAATGATTGGACAAAAGTTTGGGGAAGCTACAATGCTGGTTACAAATTTAATAGTAAACAAGCAAAAGAGTACTCAAAAGAGATTGCTCTAATAATTAAAGAACTAAAAAAATTCAATGTGTAA
- a CDS encoding carbon-nitrogen hydrolase family protein translates to MNLISLQMKTCENFEINLETFKSLILSCKNDSLILAPELCLVGFAYNNMEEASIFSIKAIDEIKELSENKIIAITTIIKEDDNFYNRLFIFFNKNIVHTQDKIKLFPLGDEDEYFTPSKENQIKIIEINGLKIATLICFELRFPTLWEQIKGADIILNPAMWGVKRKEHYETISKALALVNQSFVVASNSSNDNMAKGSAIISPFGNLIKDDNKTILEAKFDKDEILKVRKYIDIGLN, encoded by the coding sequence ATGAACCTAATATCTCTTCAAATGAAAACTTGTGAAAATTTTGAAATAAATCTTGAAACTTTTAAAAGTTTAATTCTATCTTGTAAAAATGACTCGCTAATATTAGCACCTGAACTTTGTCTTGTAGGTTTTGCATACAATAACATGGAAGAAGCTAGTATATTTTCAATCAAAGCAATAGATGAGATAAAAGAGCTTTCAGAAAATAAAATTATAGCAATTACTACAATTATAAAAGAAGATGATAATTTTTATAATAGATTATTTATCTTTTTTAATAAAAATATTGTCCATACTCAAGATAAGATAAAACTCTTTCCTTTAGGAGATGAAGATGAATATTTTACTCCATCAAAAGAGAATCAAATAAAAATTATAGAGATAAATGGATTAAAAATAGCAACTTTAATATGTTTTGAGCTTAGATTCCCTACTCTTTGGGAACAAATAAAAGGTGCTGATATTATTTTAAATCCTGCTATGTGGGGAGTAAAAAGAAAAGAGCATTATGAAACTATTAGTAAAGCTCTAGCTTTAGTTAATCAAAGTTTTGTAGTTGCAAGCAATAGTTCAAATGATAATATGGCAAAAGGAAGTGCTATAATATCGCCTTTTGGAAATCTCATAAAAGATGACAACAAAACAATTTTAGAAGCAAAATTTGATAAAGATGAAATTTTAAAAGTTAGAAAGTATATAGATATTGGGTTAAATTAA
- a CDS encoding glycoside hydrolase family 17 protein: protein MSTNRLFLIFCSVIATLFFWHYLGEKAILKDNSNSFDKLQCVSYAPYGKDESPFFFEKGMVLKEENIRNDMELLSKYTSCVRTYSTVGQELVPKVAKELGMQVLMGIWIGKEEKQAVAEIATLKELAKQYPEVIKAIIVGNEVLLRGDQTDVQLAKYIKEVKEALPQYPVTYADVWEFWLKYPKIKELTDFVTIHILPYWEDEPKNIHDSIEHVKNVRIEVEKELGTSNILIGETGWPSEGRMREDAAPSKINQAIYIRDFVKLANEHNWQYNIIEAIDQPWKRKSEGAVGGFWGIFDKDRADKNVFSGDVSNFPNYLYLAFGSLVLIFGFFIRFKNEQTSTIRLITFSIVNTIFASLFMLQVEQYVVISRNNLEAFWAILLLGTQLYVYYELLKHIVSKNQYEIISKVAFYFSMIFIFIMTVNIAYNGRYENFEIYGLIILAISFLWSYFGKFDRLKFGNFERLFAIILFINTLVMVYNETTLNIFSNILAIINLVFVIILCVGSLKNSSLNELKKPIIYIVAICIAILLFKHGFIMNRDMDISCKLNGGGFLCSIVGNVWYLLYFNYIGIAAIIASAFALLVDKKPFIITALVLSILASMLTNTFLGAIAFIIVLYTITKDKNKKLLN, encoded by the coding sequence ATGAGTACAAATAGACTTTTTTTAATATTTTGTAGTGTTATTGCAACACTATTTTTTTGGCACTATTTAGGTGAAAAGGCAATCTTAAAAGACAATTCAAATAGCTTTGATAAACTTCAATGTGTATCTTATGCACCTTATGGAAAAGATGAGTCACCATTTTTCTTTGAAAAAGGGATGGTTTTAAAAGAAGAAAACATAAGAAACGATATGGAACTTCTTTCTAAATATACTTCTTGTGTAAGAACTTATTCGACTGTTGGGCAAGAACTTGTTCCAAAAGTTGCAAAAGAGTTAGGAATGCAAGTTTTAATGGGGATTTGGATAGGTAAAGAAGAGAAGCAAGCAGTTGCTGAAATTGCTACTTTAAAAGAGTTAGCAAAACAATATCCTGAAGTTATAAAAGCAATTATTGTAGGAAATGAGGTTCTTCTAAGAGGAGACCAAACTGATGTACAACTAGCAAAATATATAAAAGAGGTAAAAGAGGCTCTTCCACAATATCCTGTAACTTATGCAGATGTTTGGGAATTTTGGCTTAAATATCCAAAAATAAAAGAACTTACAGATTTTGTAACTATTCATATTTTGCCATATTGGGAAGATGAACCAAAAAATATTCACGATTCAATTGAACATGTAAAAAATGTAAGAATTGAAGTAGAAAAAGAGCTTGGAACTTCAAATATTTTAATTGGTGAAACAGGATGGCCAAGTGAAGGAAGAATGAGAGAAGATGCAGCTCCTAGCAAGATAAATCAAGCAATTTATATAAGAGATTTTGTAAAACTTGCAAACGAACACAACTGGCAATACAATATAATTGAAGCAATAGATCAACCTTGGAAAAGAAAAAGTGAAGGTGCTGTTGGTGGTTTTTGGGGAATTTTTGATAAAGATAGAGCAGATAAAAATGTATTTAGTGGAGATGTTTCAAACTTTCCAAACTATCTATATTTAGCTTTTGGTTCTTTAGTTTTAATATTTGGATTTTTTATAAGATTCAAAAATGAACAAACATCAACAATTAGGCTTATAACTTTTAGTATTGTAAATACTATATTTGCATCTTTATTTATGCTTCAAGTTGAACAATATGTTGTAATTTCAAGAAATAATTTGGAAGCTTTTTGGGCTATTTTACTTTTAGGAACACAACTTTATGTATATTATGAACTTTTAAAACATATAGTTTCTAAAAATCAGTATGAGATTATTTCTAAAGTTGCTTTCTACTTTAGTATGATTTTTATATTTATTATGACTGTAAATATAGCTTACAATGGAAGATATGAGAATTTTGAAATTTATGGATTAATAATACTTGCTATTTCATTCTTATGGTCATATTTTGGTAAATTTGATAGATTAAAATTTGGAAATTTTGAAAGACTATTTGCTATTATTTTATTTATAAACACTCTTGTAATGGTTTACAACGAAACAACTCTAAATATTTTTAGCAATATTTTAGCTATTATAAATCTTGTGTTTGTAATTATTTTATGTGTTGGTTCTTTAAAAAATAGTAGTTTAAATGAGTTAAAAAAACCAATTATTTATATTGTAGCTATTTGTATTGCTATACTACTGTTTAAACATGGTTTTATTATGAATAGAGATATGGATATTTCTTGTAAACTAAATGGTGGTGGTTTCTTATGTTCAATTGTTGGAAATGTTTGGTATTTACTATATTTCAACTATATTGGAATTGCAGCGATTATAGCTTCTGCGTTTGCATTATTAGTAGATAAAAAACCATTTATCATCACTGCTTTAGTTTTAAGTATTTTAGCTTCAATGCTTACAAATACATTTTTAGGAGCTATTGCATTTATTATCGTACTTTATACTATAACAAAAGATAAAAATAAAAAACTATTAAACTAA
- a CDS encoding glutamate-5-semialdehyde dehydrogenase has protein sequence MKEFLQKAKQSSRVVATLSTAIKNQTLLQFADALEENSFLIIEENIKDMKLAKQLDLSSAMQDRLYLNDSRIQDMANAIRQIASQTEPVGRILDGWLTKDNLNIQKVSIPIGVIAIIYESRPNVTSDTAALCFKSGNVCVLKGGKEAENSNKAIAKIIQDVLEKNNLPKEIVSLLPDSSREGVAKLIVEDKYVDLIVPRGGEALIKFITQNSSIPVIKHDKGVCHTFIDKDANATKSINIVINAKCQRPSACNSLETLLVHKDIAPYILTGIQEELSTYGTILKGCPKTLEYIKIAPAKEEDFYIEYLENILNIKVVENLNEAIEHISKHGSGHSEAILSENYTAINKFLNEVDAACVYANASTRFTDGGEFGLGAEVGISTNKLHSRGPMGINDLTTFKYKIYGQGQVRTK, from the coding sequence ATGAAAGAATTTCTACAAAAAGCAAAACAAAGCAGTCGTGTTGTAGCAACTCTTAGCACAGCTATAAAAAACCAAACCCTTCTACAATTTGCGGATGCACTTGAAGAGAACTCATTTTTAATTATTGAAGAAAATATAAAAGATATGAAACTAGCAAAGCAGCTTGATTTAAGCTCTGCAATGCAAGATAGATTATACTTAAACGATAGCAGAATTCAAGATATGGCAAATGCTATACGACAAATTGCTTCTCAAACAGAACCAGTTGGAAGGATTTTAGATGGTTGGCTTACTAAAGATAACTTAAATATTCAAAAAGTATCTATTCCAATTGGTGTTATTGCTATTATTTATGAGAGTCGTCCAAATGTAACAAGCGATACAGCAGCACTTTGTTTTAAAAGTGGAAATGTTTGTGTTTTAAAAGGTGGAAAAGAAGCTGAAAACTCAAACAAAGCAATAGCTAAAATAATACAAGATGTTTTAGAAAAAAATAATCTTCCAAAAGAGATAGTTTCTTTGCTTCCTGATAGTAGCAGGGAAGGTGTTGCAAAATTGATTGTTGAAGATAAATATGTAGATTTAATAGTTCCAAGAGGCGGTGAAGCTTTAATTAAATTTATCACTCAAAACTCTAGTATACCTGTAATCAAACATGACAAAGGAGTTTGTCATACTTTTATAGATAAAGATGCAAATGCAACAAAATCTATAAATATTGTAATAAATGCAAAATGTCAAAGACCAAGTGCTTGTAACTCATTAGAAACTCTTTTAGTTCACAAAGATATAGCTCCTTATATTTTAACAGGAATTCAAGAAGAGCTTAGCACTTATGGAACTATTTTAAAAGGTTGTCCAAAAACTTTAGAGTATATAAAAATTGCTCCAGCAAAAGAGGAAGATTTTTATATTGAGTATTTAGAAAATATTTTAAATATCAAAGTTGTAGAAAACCTAAATGAAGCAATAGAGCATATATCAAAACATGGTTCAGGACACTCTGAAGCAATTTTAAGTGAAAACTATACTGCAATAAATAAATTTTTAAATGAAGTTGATGCAGCTTGTGTATATGCAAATGCGAGTACTAGATTTACAGATGGTGGAGAGTTTGGTCTTGGTGCTGAAGTTGGAATTTCTACAAATAAACTTCACTCAAGAGGACCTATGGGAATAAATGATTTAACAACATTTAAATACAAAATTTACGGACAAGGACAAGTTAGAACAAAATGA